From Sphingomonas hengshuiensis, one genomic window encodes:
- a CDS encoding transketolase family protein gives MIDKGAAGHDCRNAYVEALEALAAADSRIVAVVNDSVGSSKLGKFRDKFPTRLINVGIAEQNMVGVGAGLANGGKVPFVSGASCFLTGRALEQIKADVAYSNANVKLCGISSGVAYGELGATHHSIEDLAWLRAMKGLTVIVPADPWETAEAIKWAAAHDGPVFVRISRMPVPALERSADAVFQPGKAELLRAGDDVAILACGVLVHRALEAAETLAAEGIEARVLNMSSIAPLDEEAVLAAAATGGIVTAEEHVVRGGLGGAVAECVVGSRPVPVRILGFPGFVTTGSAEWLLEHYGLTAAGMAQAARELVAARA, from the coding sequence ATGATCGACAAGGGTGCGGCCGGCCATGATTGCCGCAATGCCTATGTGGAGGCGCTGGAGGCGCTCGCGGCGGCGGATTCGCGGATCGTCGCGGTGGTCAATGACTCGGTCGGGTCGAGCAAGCTCGGCAAGTTCCGCGACAAGTTCCCGACCCGGCTGATCAATGTCGGCATCGCCGAACAGAATATGGTCGGCGTCGGCGCAGGGCTGGCCAATGGCGGCAAGGTGCCCTTTGTCAGCGGCGCCTCCTGCTTCCTGACCGGGCGCGCGCTCGAGCAGATCAAGGCCGATGTCGCGTACAGCAACGCCAATGTGAAGCTCTGCGGCATCTCCAGCGGCGTCGCCTATGGCGAGCTGGGCGCGACGCATCACAGCATCGAGGATCTGGCCTGGCTGCGCGCGATGAAGGGGCTGACCGTGATTGTCCCCGCCGATCCGTGGGAAACCGCGGAGGCGATCAAATGGGCGGCGGCGCATGACGGCCCGGTGTTCGTCCGGATCAGCCGGATGCCCGTCCCGGCGCTGGAGCGCAGCGCCGATGCGGTGTTCCAGCCGGGCAAGGCCGAGCTGCTCCGCGCAGGCGACGATGTCGCGATCCTCGCATGCGGCGTGCTGGTCCACCGCGCGCTGGAGGCTGCCGAAACGCTCGCCGCCGAGGGGATCGAGGCGCGGGTGCTCAACATGAGCTCGATCGCGCCGCTCGACGAAGAAGCGGTGCTCGCCGCCGCCGCAACCGGTGGGATCGTCACCGCGGAGGAGCATGTCGTTCGCGGCGGGCTGGGCGGCGCGGTCGCCGAATGCGTCGTCGGGTCGCGCCCGGTGCCGGTGCGCATCCTGGGCTTTCCGGGGTTCGTCACCACCGGATCGGCGGAATGG
- a CDS encoding transketolase, with the protein MGNETKLRGVEALPATIQVRGNWIRRQALTMIHRAGQGHPGGDLSAADILAAIYFGVLRFDPAVPNDPSRDRFVMSKGHCTGALYAALAGAGYFSEAELETYLAPQSRLNGHPNRTYLPGVETNTGPLGHGLPVAVGIAVAGQIDAADYRVFVLTGDGELQEGSMWEAAMFAGHRGLGNLTAIVDRNNLQQGAPTEDTNSLEPLADKWRAFGWDVVEIDGHDAAQLLDVLAAPATPRSKPLCVIARTVKGRGVSYMENQAGWHHGVPTDAQFAQALAELDGEQPE; encoded by the coding sequence TTGGGTAACGAAACGAAACTGCGTGGCGTCGAGGCGCTGCCTGCGACGATCCAGGTGCGCGGCAACTGGATTCGCCGACAGGCGCTGACGATGATCCATCGCGCCGGCCAGGGGCATCCCGGCGGCGATCTGTCCGCGGCGGATATCCTCGCTGCGATCTATTTCGGGGTTCTCCGATTCGATCCTGCGGTTCCGAACGATCCGTCGCGCGATCGCTTCGTGATGAGCAAGGGGCATTGCACCGGCGCGCTCTATGCCGCGCTGGCCGGGGCGGGCTATTTTTCCGAGGCCGAGTTGGAGACCTATCTCGCGCCGCAGTCGCGGCTCAACGGCCATCCCAACCGCACCTATCTGCCGGGGGTCGAGACCAATACCGGGCCGCTCGGCCATGGGCTGCCGGTCGCGGTCGGCATTGCCGTCGCGGGGCAGATCGACGCCGCCGACTATCGCGTCTTCGTGCTCACCGGCGACGGCGAGTTGCAGGAAGGCAGCATGTGGGAAGCGGCGATGTTCGCCGGGCATCGCGGGCTGGGCAATCTCACCGCGATCGTCGACCGCAACAATTTGCAGCAGGGCGCGCCGACCGAGGACACCAATTCGCTCGAGCCGCTGGCCGACAAATGGCGCGCCTTCGGCTGGGACGTGGTCGAGATCGACGGGCATGATGCCGCGCAGCTGCTCGACGTGCTCGCTGCGCCCGCGACCCCGCGCAGCAAGCCGCTATGCGTGATCGCGCGCACCGTGAAGGGGCGCGGCGTCAGCTACATGGAAAATCAGGCGGGGTGGCACCATGGCGTGCCCACCGACGCACAGTTCGCCCAGGCGCTGGCCGAACTCGACGGGGAGCAGCCGGAATGA
- a CDS encoding DUF2291 family protein: MAHPPRPNRSGYARTGGALLACALLGGCTLLPIDEARMLRERSSGSFDATRYVAEIWDSRARPALAARTVAIDAVRTADLDRFGAEQGRRAGEGSPWTFVVEGEAVVREARTDQPRGTLTIDTPGGGATILTGPVISGSAIRDALPFIRFDGFSDQIAYAEVGAELTERALRPLQPTLRSLRVGDRVRFRGVASIVAPGDPIAITPFEIARIGGGDAAR, translated from the coding sequence ATGGCTCACCCCCCAAGGCCTAACAGATCGGGTTATGCGCGCACAGGCGGCGCCCTGCTCGCCTGTGCGCTGCTGGGCGGGTGCACCTTGCTGCCGATCGACGAGGCGCGGATGCTGCGCGAGCGGAGCAGCGGGTCGTTCGACGCCACGCGCTATGTCGCCGAAATCTGGGACAGCCGCGCCCGCCCGGCGCTGGCCGCGCGCACCGTCGCGATCGACGCGGTGCGGACCGCCGATCTCGACCGTTTCGGCGCCGAGCAGGGCCGCCGCGCGGGCGAGGGTTCGCCCTGGACCTTCGTCGTCGAGGGCGAGGCCGTCGTCCGCGAAGCCCGGACCGACCAGCCGCGCGGTACGCTGACGATCGACACGCCCGGCGGCGGCGCGACGATCCTGACCGGGCCGGTGATCAGCGGCAGCGCGATTCGCGACGCGCTGCCCTTTATCCGCTTCGACGGGTTCTCGGACCAGATCGCCTATGCCGAAGTCGGCGCCGAGCTGACCGAGCGCGCGCTCCGCCCGCTCCAGCCGACGCTCCGCAGCCTGCGCGTCGGCGACCGCGTGCGCTTCCGCGGCGTCGCGAGCATCGTCGCGCCGGGCGATCCGATCGCGATCACCCCCTTTGAGATCGCGCGCATCGGCGGCGGAGACGCCGCGCGATGA
- a CDS encoding sugar ABC transporter ATP-binding protein, which translates to MIRIAARSIVKRYGAVHALRDVDLDIHGGAVNVLIGENGAGKSTLMRIIAGVETPDDGSLLLDGAPIRLRSVQDAAAHGIGIVHQELSLCPNLSVAENIFLDRGIAGGLALHPRAERARAAELLARLGAAIDPATPVGALRVGEQQIVEIARALSRDVSVLILDEPTSALSAAETERLFAVIGELRAAGVAIVYISHRLEEIVRIGDHVTVLRDGRRVAYAGRGEFSVDWIVGHMLGDQAMPRRRDAVVAGPEVLRVDDLSVPRASGGLAVDRVGFAAHAGEITALYGLLGAGRSELFEAICGAGESRGSIRVEGVELASLPLRARLARGVQYVPEDRKTEGLFHNFAVGQNLSVSVLDRLRRGLLSPARETESVMPMMQRMGVKAPSPHAPIGTLSGGNQQKVLIGRSLLPGPRVLLLDEPGRGVDVGARAEIFAAMRDLAAQGIAILFSTSDLIEALGAADRILVMAGGRITADLRAAEATEEALVRAANHTPSSRIAEAA; encoded by the coding sequence ATGATTCGCATCGCCGCGCGCAGCATCGTCAAGCGCTATGGCGCAGTCCACGCGCTGCGCGATGTCGACCTCGACATCCATGGCGGCGCGGTCAACGTGCTGATCGGCGAAAATGGCGCGGGCAAATCGACGCTGATGCGGATCATCGCGGGCGTCGAGACGCCGGACGACGGCAGTCTGCTGCTCGACGGGGCGCCGATCCGGCTGCGTTCGGTGCAGGACGCCGCGGCGCATGGCATCGGGATCGTCCACCAGGAACTGAGCCTCTGCCCCAATCTGAGCGTCGCGGAGAATATCTTCCTCGATCGCGGCATCGCCGGCGGACTGGCGCTGCATCCGCGCGCCGAGCGCGCGCGGGCCGCCGAACTGCTCGCGCGGCTGGGCGCGGCGATCGATCCCGCGACGCCGGTCGGCGCGCTGCGCGTCGGCGAGCAGCAGATCGTCGAGATCGCCCGCGCCCTATCGCGCGACGTATCCGTGCTGATCCTCGACGAGCCGACTTCGGCGCTGAGCGCGGCGGAGACCGAGCGGCTGTTCGCGGTGATCGGCGAGCTGCGCGCGGCGGGGGTCGCGATCGTCTATATCTCGCACCGGCTGGAAGAGATTGTGCGGATCGGCGACCATGTCACCGTGCTGCGCGACGGGCGCCGCGTCGCCTATGCCGGGCGCGGCGAATTCTCGGTCGACTGGATCGTCGGGCATATGCTGGGCGATCAGGCGATGCCCCGGCGGCGCGACGCCGTCGTGGCGGGTCCCGAAGTGCTGCGCGTCGACGACCTGTCGGTGCCGCGCGCGAGCGGCGGGCTGGCGGTCGACCGAGTCGGCTTTGCCGCGCATGCAGGCGAGATCACGGCGCTGTACGGGCTGCTTGGCGCAGGGCGTTCCGAGCTGTTCGAGGCGATTTGCGGCGCGGGCGAATCGCGCGGTTCGATCCGCGTCGAGGGGGTCGAGCTGGCATCGCTGCCGCTGCGCGCCCGGCTTGCACGCGGCGTCCAATATGTCCCCGAGGATCGCAAGACCGAGGGGCTGTTCCACAATTTCGCAGTGGGGCAGAACCTGTCGGTATCGGTGCTCGACCGGCTGCGTCGCGGGCTGTTGTCGCCCGCGCGCGAGACCGAATCGGTGATGCCGATGATGCAGCGGATGGGGGTCAAGGCGCCCTCGCCGCACGCGCCGATCGGCACGCTGTCGGGCGGCAACCAGCAAAAGGTGCTGATCGGCCGCTCGCTGCTCCCCGGCCCCCGCGTGCTGTTGCTCGACGAGCCGGGGCGCGGCGTCGATGTCGGTGCGCGCGCGGAAATCTTCGCGGCGATGCGCGACCTTGCGGCGCAGGGCATCGCGATCCTGTTTTCGACCTCCGACCTGATCGAGGCGCTGGGCGCCGCCGATCGCATCCTGGTGATGGCGGGCGGGCGGATCACCGCCGACCTGCGCGCCGCCGAGGCGACCGAGGAGGCGCTGGTCCGCGCCGCCAACCATACCCCCTCTTCCCGCATAGCCGAGGCCGCATGA
- a CDS encoding ABC transporter permease — protein sequence MTTTADTPAAQKRGALDLLIRLRALIALFVVLAFFSAMAPNFLSVANTLIMAKHIAVIAILGIGMTFVVLTGGIDLSVGSIAGLSGMVAGALILNGVELTPLGLVAFPSIPLVILAVVALGACIGVANGVLVTRFGVAPFIATLGMLYVARGAALLLSDGATFPNLIGSADFGNQGFPFLGSGRLLGIPVPVLLLALLAVAASFAAARTAFGRRIYAVGGNERAAFLSGIRVGRVKIYAYVISGACAALVGLIVASDLVSAHPASGETFELSAIAAVVLGGASLSGGRGTIGGTLIGACVIGALGDGMVMLGISEFWQMVIKGAVIVGAVMLDQLQLRMTRGSWR from the coding sequence ATGACGACCACCGCCGACACCCCTGCGGCGCAGAAGCGCGGCGCGCTCGATCTGCTGATCCGGCTGCGCGCGCTGATCGCGCTGTTCGTGGTGCTCGCTTTCTTCTCGGCGATGGCGCCGAATTTCCTGTCGGTCGCGAACACGCTGATCATGGCGAAGCACATCGCGGTCATCGCGATCCTGGGGATCGGGATGACCTTCGTCGTGCTGACCGGCGGAATCGACTTGTCGGTGGGGTCGATCGCCGGGCTGTCGGGGATGGTCGCGGGCGCGCTGATCCTCAACGGGGTAGAGCTGACTCCGCTCGGGCTGGTCGCCTTCCCGTCGATCCCGCTGGTGATCCTGGCCGTGGTCGCGCTGGGGGCGTGCATTGGCGTGGCCAATGGCGTGCTCGTCACGCGCTTCGGCGTGGCGCCGTTCATCGCGACTCTGGGGATGCTGTATGTCGCGCGCGGCGCCGCGCTGCTGCTGTCCGACGGCGCGACCTTCCCCAATCTGATCGGCAGCGCCGATTTCGGCAACCAGGGCTTTCCCTTTCTCGGCTCGGGGCGGCTGCTCGGCATCCCGGTGCCGGTGCTGCTGCTGGCGCTGCTGGCGGTGGCGGCGAGCTTCGCGGCGGCGCGGACGGCATTCGGGCGGCGCATCTATGCGGTCGGCGGCAATGAGCGCGCGGCGTTCCTGTCGGGCATCCGCGTCGGACGCGTCAAAATCTATGCCTATGTCATTTCGGGCGCCTGCGCCGCGCTGGTCGGGCTGATCGTCGCGTCGGACCTGGTCTCCGCGCACCCGGCATCGGGCGAGACGTTCGAGCTGAGCGCGATCGCCGCAGTCGTGCTGGGCGGCGCGTCGCTCAGCGGCGGACGCGGGACGATCGGCGGCACGCTGATCGGCGCGTGCGTGATCGGCGCGCTGGGCGACGGGATGGTGATGCTGGGGATCAGCGAGTTCTGGCAGATGGTGATCAAGGGGGCAGTGATTGTCGGTGCCGTCATGCTAGACCAGCTGCAGCTCCGCATGACGCGGGGCAGCTGGAGATGA
- a CDS encoding DeoR/GlpR family DNA-binding transcription regulator encodes MKILEWLQEEGSARVRSLAEAFNVSEVTVRQDLEKLEAEGHIVREHGGAFLKSVPQQVRAMALHHLVNMDPKRRIGRAAAAMIGDGETVILDSGSTTTEVAANLTSREGLTVITNALNIALMLGGLPSFEVHMPGGHFKAPTLSLSGERSADYFQGLFAQKLFLATAAVSIEAGLTFPSLSDISVKRAMIDAASEVILVADSSKIGRRSFSALGGIDLVHTLVTDDGIGDADRKGFEDAGVKVVIA; translated from the coding sequence ATGAAGATACTCGAATGGCTTCAGGAAGAAGGCAGCGCGCGCGTGCGTTCGCTCGCCGAAGCCTTCAACGTATCCGAAGTAACGGTGCGCCAGGATCTTGAGAAGCTGGAGGCGGAGGGGCATATCGTCCGCGAACATGGCGGCGCGTTCCTGAAATCGGTGCCGCAACAGGTGCGGGCGATGGCGCTCCACCACCTCGTCAACATGGACCCGAAGCGCCGGATCGGGCGCGCAGCCGCCGCGATGATCGGCGATGGCGAGACGGTGATCCTCGATTCCGGATCGACCACCACCGAAGTCGCCGCGAACCTCACCAGCCGCGAGGGGCTGACCGTCATCACCAACGCGCTCAACATCGCGCTGATGCTGGGCGGGCTGCCCTCGTTCGAAGTCCATATGCCCGGCGGCCATTTCAAGGCGCCGACGCTGTCGCTGAGCGGCGAGCGATCGGCCGATTATTTCCAGGGACTGTTCGCGCAGAAGCTGTTCCTCGCCACCGCCGCGGTCTCGATCGAGGCGGGGCTGACCTTCCCCTCGCTGTCCGACATTTCGGTCAAGCGGGCGATGATCGACGCGGCGAGCGAAGTCATATTGGTGGCCGACAGCAGCAAGATCGGGCGCCGCTCCTTCTCTGCATTGGGCGGCATCGACCTGGTCCACACGCTCGTCACCGACGACGGCATCGGCGACGCCGACCGCAAGGGTTTCGAGGATGCAGGCGTGAAGGTGGTGATCGCGTGA
- a CDS encoding D-ribose ABC transporter substrate-binding protein: MTLLRRPVAWIALALLVAAIGVALFALPGKASSKLIVIITPSLDNPFFGQEALGAEMRAKALGYRTLKFSHGDDAFKQNELIETAIAQGAAAIILDNAGADASVAAVLKARSAGIPTFLIDREITSRGAAAAQIVSNNYQGATLGAESFADALGGTGAYAELVGKESDTNAGIRSKGYHSVLDRYPGLKMVSRQSANWDQAQAFTVTQSILQAHPEVKGIIAGNDTMALGAIAALDSAGRSDVTVVGFDGSNDARDAILAGKMRATVLQPAFRQAQYAVELADSFLKTGSTGQPEKQLMECFLITRDNARKLNNFALSGR; encoded by the coding sequence GTGACCCTGCTTCGCCGTCCCGTTGCCTGGATCGCGCTTGCCCTCCTGGTGGCGGCGATCGGCGTCGCGCTGTTCGCGCTGCCCGGCAAGGCATCGAGCAAGCTGATCGTCATCATCACGCCGTCGCTCGACAATCCCTTTTTCGGGCAGGAGGCGCTGGGCGCGGAGATGCGGGCAAAGGCGCTCGGCTATCGCACGCTCAAATTCTCGCATGGCGACGATGCGTTCAAGCAGAACGAACTGATCGAGACCGCGATCGCGCAGGGCGCCGCGGCGATCATCCTCGACAATGCCGGTGCCGATGCCAGCGTCGCGGCGGTGCTCAAGGCGCGCAGCGCGGGCATCCCGACCTTCCTGATCGACCGCGAGATCACCAGCCGCGGCGCCGCCGCCGCGCAGATCGTTTCGAACAATTACCAGGGCGCGACGTTGGGCGCCGAAAGCTTCGCCGACGCGCTGGGCGGCACCGGCGCCTATGCCGAACTGGTCGGCAAGGAATCGGATACCAATGCCGGCATCCGCTCCAAGGGCTATCATTCGGTGCTCGATCGCTATCCGGGGCTGAAGATGGTGTCGCGCCAGAGCGCCAATTGGGACCAGGCACAGGCGTTCACCGTCACCCAGTCGATCCTCCAGGCGCATCCCGAAGTGAAGGGGATCATCGCCGGCAACGACACGATGGCGCTGGGCGCGATCGCCGCGCTGGACAGCGCCGGGCGCAGCGACGTGACCGTCGTCGGGTTCGACGGGTCGAACGACGCGCGCGACGCGATCCTGGCGGGCAAGATGCGCGCGACCGTGCTCCAGCCCGCCTTTCGCCAGGCGCAATATGCCGTCGAGCTGGCGGACAGCTTCCTCAAGACCGGGTCCACCGGCCAGCCCGAAAAGCAGCTGATGGAATGCTTCCTCATCACGCGCGACAATGCGCGCAAACTCAACAACTTCGCCCTTAGCGGGCGCTAA
- a CDS encoding sugar phosphate isomerase/epimerase family protein, whose translation MASEQKFGAGIWHFATYVDRYATDGYGPPRTLIEMIDMAGQVGDLSVVDINYPFADPKLSLDAVDVALKRNNLEVIGITPEIYTREFAKGAFTNPDPGVRRRANELINDAANVVRRFGAKYVKLWPGQDGWDYPFQVDHGDLWRASLDGVGELAQQNPDLQFVIEYKPREPRNHMSFDSVARTLLGIEKIGLPNVGILLDFGHSLYGGESPADAAQLAIDHGRLFGMDVNDNLRGWDDDMIAGSVHPIELFEFFYTLRKNKWEGVWQLDQFPFREDCVGAAQSAIGFLKHIEKALNRLDFDAMRAAQAKQDAVTALNLARSALFG comes from the coding sequence ATGGCGAGCGAACAGAAGTTCGGCGCAGGGATCTGGCATTTCGCGACCTATGTCGATCGCTATGCGACCGATGGCTATGGCCCGCCGCGCACGCTGATCGAGATGATCGACATGGCCGGCCAGGTCGGCGACCTGTCGGTGGTCGACATCAACTATCCGTTCGCCGACCCCAAGCTCAGCCTCGACGCCGTCGATGTCGCGCTCAAGCGCAACAATCTCGAGGTCATCGGGATCACGCCGGAAATCTATACCCGCGAATTCGCCAAGGGCGCCTTCACCAATCCCGATCCGGGGGTGCGCCGCCGCGCCAACGAGCTGATCAACGACGCCGCCAATGTCGTCCGCCGCTTCGGCGCCAAATATGTGAAGCTGTGGCCGGGCCAGGATGGCTGGGACTATCCGTTCCAGGTCGATCATGGCGACCTGTGGCGCGCCAGCCTCGACGGCGTCGGCGAACTCGCGCAGCAGAACCCCGACCTGCAATTCGTGATCGAATATAAGCCGCGCGAGCCGCGCAACCATATGAGCTTCGACAGCGTCGCGCGCACCTTGCTGGGGATCGAGAAGATCGGGCTGCCCAATGTCGGCATCCTGCTCGATTTCGGCCATTCGCTGTACGGCGGCGAATCCCCCGCCGACGCGGCGCAGCTCGCGATCGACCATGGCCGGCTGTTCGGGATGGACGTGAACGACAATCTGCGCGGATGGGACGACGACATGATCGCCGGATCGGTCCACCCGATCGAGCTGTTCGAATTCTTCTACACGCTGCGCAAGAACAAGTGGGAAGGCGTGTGGCAGCTCGACCAGTTCCCGTTCCGCGAGGATTGCGTCGGCGCGGCGCAGAGCGCGATCGGTTTCCTCAAGCATATCGAAAAGGCACTCAACCGGCTCGATTTCGACGCGATGCGCGCCGCGCAGGCGAAGCAGGACGCCGTCACTGCACTGAATCTGGCGCGGTCGGCCCTGTTCGGCTGA
- a CDS encoding NAD(P)H-dependent flavin oxidoreductase: protein MALPALFDRLRLPVIGSPLFIISVPDLVIAQCKAGIVGSFPALNARPQGVLDEWLHRITEELAAWDRDHPDTPAAPFAVNQIVHRSNTRLEQDVATCAKWKVPIVITSLGARPELNDAVHGWGGITLHDVIDDRFAHKAVEKGADGLILVATGAGGHAGKLNPFPLVQEVRDWFDGPVILSGAIATGRAILAAQVLGADLAYIGSPFIAAEEANATPDYKQGIVEGSAEDIVYSNLFTGVHGNYLRASIVRAGLDPDNLPVSDPSAMDFGGAKAWKDIWGSGQGIGAVRQVEPAATMIARLRDDYAAAKAAICG, encoded by the coding sequence ATGGCTCTTCCCGCTCTCTTCGATCGCCTCCGGCTCCCCGTGATCGGGTCGCCGCTGTTCATCATCTCGGTGCCCGATCTGGTGATCGCGCAGTGCAAGGCGGGGATCGTCGGCTCGTTCCCGGCGCTCAACGCGCGGCCGCAGGGGGTGCTCGACGAATGGCTGCACCGGATTACCGAGGAGCTGGCGGCATGGGATCGCGATCACCCGGATACGCCCGCGGCGCCGTTCGCGGTCAACCAGATCGTGCATCGCTCGAACACACGGCTGGAGCAGGACGTCGCGACCTGCGCCAAGTGGAAGGTGCCGATCGTCATCACGTCGCTCGGCGCGCGGCCCGAACTCAACGACGCCGTGCATGGCTGGGGCGGGATCACGCTGCATGACGTGATCGACGACCGGTTCGCGCACAAGGCAGTTGAGAAGGGCGCCGACGGACTGATCCTGGTCGCGACGGGCGCGGGCGGCCATGCGGGCAAGCTCAACCCGTTCCCGCTCGTCCAGGAAGTGCGCGACTGGTTCGACGGCCCGGTGATCCTGTCGGGCGCGATCGCCACCGGGCGCGCGATCCTGGCGGCGCAGGTGCTGGGCGCCGACCTCGCCTATATCGGCTCACCCTTCATCGCCGCCGAGGAAGCCAATGCGACCCCCGATTACAAGCAGGGCATCGTCGAGGGCAGCGCCGAGGACATCGTCTATTCGAACCTGTTCACCGGGGTTCACGGCAATTACCTGCGCGCGTCGATCGTCCGCGCCGGGCTCGACCCCGACAATCTGCCGGTCAGCGACCCCAGCGCGATGGATTTCGGCGGGGCGAAGGCGTGGAAGGATATCTGGGGGTCGGGCCAGGGCATCGGCGCGGTCCGCCAGGTCGAGCCCGCCGCGACGATGATCGCGCGGCTGCGCGATGACTATGCGGCTGCGAAGGCGGCGATCTGCGGCTAG
- a CDS encoding DUF1465 family protein, with product MHRRLVDSLYVEAMLLADEARTYFDEAGRFERDVLAPLDRVSFSCESLKVTTRLMHIIAWLLTQRAVDSGELSPGDARTPSRRLGFAAETDGATLATMPPQAATIIATSTDLYRRVARIDATADMHLIVDSPARTMMQRLAAAF from the coding sequence ATGCATCGCCGGCTGGTCGACTCGCTCTATGTCGAGGCGATGCTGCTTGCGGACGAGGCGCGCACCTATTTCGACGAGGCGGGGCGGTTCGAGCGCGACGTGCTCGCTCCGCTGGACCGCGTTTCGTTCTCGTGTGAGTCGCTGAAGGTGACGACGCGGCTGATGCACATCATCGCATGGCTGCTGACGCAGCGCGCCGTCGATTCGGGCGAGCTTTCGCCCGGCGATGCCCGCACGCCCTCGCGCCGGCTGGGCTTCGCCGCAGAGACCGACGGCGCGACGCTGGCGACAATGCCGCCCCAGGCCGCGACGATCATCGCGACCAGCACCGACCTGTATCGCCGCGTCGCCCGCATCGACGCGACCGCGGACATGCACCTGATCGTCGACAGCCCCGCGCGGACCATGATGCAGCGTCTCGCCGCGGCGTTTTGA
- a CDS encoding DUF465 domain-containing protein: MDAGEIERRLDALRTEHRDLDAAIAALLALSTADQLQAARLKKRKLKLRDEIAMLEDELIPDIIA, translated from the coding sequence ATGGACGCAGGCGAGATCGAACGGCGGCTGGATGCGCTGCGTACCGAACATCGGGATCTGGACGCGGCAATCGCCGCGCTGCTCGCGCTGTCGACGGCGGACCAGCTCCAGGCTGCGCGGCTGAAGAAGCGCAAGCTAAAGCTGCGCGACGAGATCGCGATGCTCGAGGACGAACTGATTCCCGACATCATTGCCTGA
- a CDS encoding YdcH family protein, whose translation MHSAHLSALTAKHSNLDQRIATESQRPLPDQILLAELKKRKLRVKEELSR comes from the coding sequence ATGCATAGCGCGCATTTGTCGGCACTTACGGCCAAGCATTCGAACTTGGACCAGCGAATCGCCACCGAGTCGCAGCGACCGTTACCGGATCAGATCCTGCTGGCCGAATTGAAGAAGCGGAAGCTTCGCGTCAAGGAGGAGCTGAGCCGCTAG
- a CDS encoding PilZ domain-containing protein, translating into MDQFPNDPLSAISADDFNGQRSGSRDSLLLGAQFRVDGSDAVEQVRVRNLSPGGLMAEYAAPVARDTPVEIEVRGVGWVKGKIAWAAEGRVGVAFDIAIDPLLARKPVGKGAHTPVYAKPIVTRR; encoded by the coding sequence ATGGATCAATTTCCGAACGACCCCCTGAGCGCGATTTCCGCCGATGATTTCAACGGCCAGCGCAGCGGTTCCCGCGACAGCCTGTTGCTGGGCGCGCAGTTCCGCGTCGACGGCAGCGACGCGGTGGAGCAGGTCCGCGTCCGCAACCTGTCGCCCGGCGGGTTGATGGCCGAATATGCAGCACCCGTCGCGCGCGATACGCCCGTCGAGATCGAGGTTCGCGGCGTGGGCTGGGTGAAGGGCAAGATCGCCTGGGCTGCCGAGGGCAGGGTGGGCGTGGCGTTCGATATCGCGATCGACCCGTTGCTCGCGCGCAAGCCGGTGGGCAAGGGCGCGCATACGCCGGTCTATGCAAAGCCGATCGTCACGCGGCGCTGA
- the dksA gene encoding RNA polymerase-binding protein DksA translates to MATVLDRFDEPGKPLPSAANDGDGYRPSSDEPFMNPRQAEYFRDKLLAWKDAIYREAAGTLNQLQTDSLREADLTDRASSETDWSIELRTRDRQRKLISKIDAALRRIEEGEYGYCEVTGEPISLARLEARPIATMTVEAQERHERNEKVSREE, encoded by the coding sequence ATGGCAACGGTTTTGGATCGCTTCGACGAACCTGGTAAACCCCTTCCGTCGGCTGCCAATGATGGCGACGGATATCGTCCGAGCAGCGACGAACCTTTCATGAACCCGCGGCAGGCGGAGTATTTCCGCGACAAGCTGCTGGCATGGAAGGACGCGATTTACCGCGAGGCGGCGGGCACGCTCAACCAGCTACAGACCGACTCGCTGCGCGAGGCCGACCTGACCGACCGCGCATCGAGCGAGACCGACTGGTCGATCGAACTGCGCACCCGCGATCGCCAGCGCAAGCTGATCTCGAAGATCGACGCCGCGCTGCGTCGAATCGAAGAGGGCGAATATGGCTATTGCGAAGTCACCGGCGAACCGATTTCGCTCGCGCGGCTCGAAGCGCGTCCGATCGCGACGATGACCGTCGAGGCGCAGGAGCGCCACGAGCGTAACGAGAAAGTGTCGCGCGAAGAATAG